A single genomic interval of Pelagicoccus sp. SDUM812003 harbors:
- a CDS encoding cytochrome c oxidase subunit 3, producing the protein MRYAEASLSGEGGSSRREPVISNSLLGVIIFILTEMMFFIGLISAYSISKANALEWPPLDQPRLPIGATAFNTVALLASGVAMFLTSKTFAREGFSRKSEQLFLFALGLGLFFVVFQGFEWARLLGFGLTMQSSTYGAFFYLIIGTHAVHAIGALFALGRLFFKMRNRTLRLASLHGGQAFWYFVVGVWPILYVLVYLN; encoded by the coding sequence ATGAGATACGCGGAAGCAAGCTTATCGGGCGAGGGCGGTTCAAGCCGCCGCGAGCCCGTCATCTCCAACAGTCTTCTCGGAGTGATCATATTCATTCTGACGGAGATGATGTTTTTCATCGGACTGATCAGCGCCTATTCCATTTCCAAGGCCAACGCCTTGGAGTGGCCGCCGCTGGATCAGCCGCGTCTGCCGATCGGAGCGACCGCCTTCAACACGGTCGCCCTATTGGCGAGCGGCGTCGCTATGTTCTTGACCAGCAAAACCTTCGCAAGGGAAGGCTTTAGTCGCAAGAGTGAGCAGCTGTTCCTGTTCGCTCTCGGTTTAGGACTGTTTTTCGTGGTGTTTCAAGGCTTCGAATGGGCGCGACTGCTCGGTTTTGGTTTGACCATGCAATCAAGCACCTACGGGGCGTTTTTCTATCTGATCATCGGTACCCACGCGGTGCACGCCATCGGCGCCCTGTTCGCCCTCGGTCGCCTCTTCTTCAAGATGAGAAACCGCACCTTGCGGCTGGCCAGTTTGCATGGCGGTCAGGCGTTCTGGTATTTCGTAGTTGGCGTCTGGCCGATTCTCTACGTTCTCGTTTATCTCAACTAA
- a CDS encoding cytochrome C oxidase subunit IV family protein, whose protein sequence is MAGHNSPSYLKIYIMLLVLFIISVAGPELADILHLEGATRLIVILITAFGIALVKAYYVLAYFMHLKFEKIYAPYILLSMVAIMFVFFFGVATDSMKSEGHNWVKEYQEPEVAAGEGGHHGDDAHQEEDGHQEESHH, encoded by the coding sequence ATGGCAGGACATAACTCTCCAAGCTACCTCAAGATCTACATCATGCTGCTGGTGCTCTTCATCATCAGCGTGGCTGGGCCCGAGCTAGCGGACATATTGCATCTCGAGGGAGCCACTCGGCTCATCGTCATCCTCATCACCGCCTTCGGTATCGCTTTGGTGAAAGCTTACTACGTGCTGGCCTATTTCATGCACCTGAAGTTCGAGAAGATCTACGCTCCGTACATCCTTCTTTCCATGGTGGCCATCATGTTCGTCTTCTTTTTCGGCGTGGCCACCGACAGCATGAAGTCTGAGGGACACAATTGGGTGAAGGAATACCAGGAACCTGAGGTCGCGGCAGGCGAAGGCGGACACCATGGAGATGACGCTCACCAAGAGGAAGACGGCCACCAGGAGGAGTCGCATCACTAA
- a CDS encoding cytochrome c oxidase subunit 3: MGHKIIATGRSATGIPTGRLAVWWVVASEIVIFGGLIASYLLNRFLHGSWAQSAAHTNTFIGGINTFWLLTSSFFVVIAHEAAEKKDIVKARKFLWLTILLGGCFMGFKTYEYASEISHGYTLFTSNFWSFYYTATGLHGFHVLCGMVIMAIIAEKDVKHGQNLHRVENIGIYWHFVDIVWIFLFPLLYIAK; encoded by the coding sequence ATGGGTCACAAAATCATTGCAACTGGCAGAAGCGCCACCGGAATCCCCACGGGACGACTCGCGGTCTGGTGGGTGGTCGCTTCGGAAATCGTTATCTTCGGCGGCTTGATAGCGTCCTACTTGTTGAACCGCTTTCTGCACGGCTCCTGGGCTCAGTCCGCGGCGCATACCAACACCTTTATCGGCGGTATCAACACGTTCTGGCTGCTCACTTCCAGCTTCTTTGTGGTCATCGCTCACGAAGCGGCGGAGAAGAAGGACATCGTGAAAGCGCGAAAGTTCCTTTGGCTCACCATCTTGCTTGGCGGATGCTTCATGGGTTTCAAGACCTACGAATACGCCAGCGAAATCAGCCACGGCTACACGCTTTTCACCAGCAACTTCTGGAGCTTCTACTACACCGCTACCGGACTGCACGGCTTTCACGTTCTCTGCGGTATGGTGATCATGGCGATCATCGCGGAAAAGGACGTCAAGCACGGGCAGAATCTGCATCGCGTGGAGAACATCGGCATCTACTGGCACTTCGTGGATATCGTCTGGATCTTCCTCTTCCCGCTGCTCTACATCGCCAAGTAA